In Chloracidobacterium sp., the following proteins share a genomic window:
- a CDS encoding RDD family protein has protein sequence MSQLIETEETLIIETPERVQLEFALASIGNRFLAVTIDHLIQYLSIFLIAWFFLSIAGYSGSDVVDAPEQLLTEAPKWVVATLIIILFLIFAGYFIAFEWLWSGQTPGKRLLRLRVIREDGRPLTLWESIARNLLRIADAVPGFILPVYSVGLIAIFLNSRDQRLGDMFAGTVVIRERANEAPTFVETFSDRIADSVFVRVQAPVSISADLTKLNEREIEVVESFLRRRWDLSERQRLWMAWRVALPLMHKLQPAYNFESFSYEGFLEEIHRRFHAKQRSLN, from the coding sequence GTGTCACAACTGATCGAAACCGAAGAGACTCTGATCATAGAAACACCCGAGCGTGTGCAGCTCGAGTTCGCCCTCGCATCCATTGGCAACCGCTTTCTGGCCGTTACTATCGACCATCTGATCCAGTATCTCTCGATATTTCTGATCGCCTGGTTCTTCTTGAGCATTGCGGGCTATTCAGGATCGGACGTCGTCGATGCACCCGAGCAGCTTCTGACCGAAGCACCAAAATGGGTTGTAGCGACGCTGATCATTATCCTCTTCCTGATATTCGCGGGCTATTTTATTGCGTTCGAATGGCTGTGGAGCGGACAAACCCCGGGAAAGCGGCTGCTAAGACTGCGGGTCATCCGCGAAGACGGACGCCCCCTGACCTTATGGGAATCCATCGCTCGCAACCTCCTTAGGATCGCCGACGCGGTGCCCGGATTCATTCTGCCTGTCTATTCCGTCGGGTTGATCGCGATCTTTCTTAACAGCCGCGATCAGCGGCTTGGCGACATGTTTGCCGGAACCGTCGTGATACGCGAACGAGCCAACGAGGCGCCAACATTTGTCGAAACTTTCTCGGATCGAATCGCCGACTCGGTTTTCGTCCGCGTTCAGGCCCCGGTCTCGATCAGCGCCGACCTGACTAAACTGAATGAGCGAGAGATAGAGGTCGTGGAATCGTTCCTCCGCCGCCGCTGGGACCTGTCAGAACGCCAACGCCTGTGGATGGCCTGGCGCGTCGCCCTGCCACTCATGCACAAACTACAGCCGGCCTATAACTTTGAGTCATTTTCGTACGAGGGGTTCCTAGAAGAGATTCACCGTCGGTTTCACGCCAAACAACGTTCTCTCAACTAG
- a CDS encoding Spy/CpxP family protein refolding chaperone: MSSKFRFISILTLAIAVFSTAVMAQEDKTKAPVTGDTATEAGKCGMGKHKMGKPGFGGKFGRHRAGMFRMIEGLNLTEEQKQQIKAIREANKPDMALMEELRAIHEARKAGTDLTAEQKARINVIRDQMRTHRQSVHDQIQNIFTAEQKALIEQQKQQMKLRREQFKQNRELRHKQKVDATTTEKPAV; encoded by the coding sequence ATGTCTTCAAAATTCCGTTTCATTTCGATCCTGACGCTGGCGATTGCCGTTTTTTCGACGGCAGTGATGGCGCAGGAAGACAAGACCAAGGCTCCTGTCACAGGCGATACGGCCACCGAAGCCGGCAAATGTGGCATGGGCAAACATAAAATGGGCAAGCCGGGCTTCGGCGGCAAGTTTGGCCGTCATCGTGCCGGTATGTTTCGCATGATCGAGGGCCTCAACCTGACCGAGGAGCAGAAACAGCAGATCAAGGCTATCCGCGAGGCAAACAAGCCTGATATGGCCCTGATGGAAGAGCTTAGAGCGATCCACGAAGCCCGCAAGGCCGGCACCGACCTGACCGCGGAGCAAAAGGCCCGCATCAACGTCATCCGTGACCAGATGCGTACCCACCGGCAGAGTGTTCACGATCAGATCCAGAATATCTTCACCGCTGAGCAAAAGGCACTCATCGAGCAGCAAAAGCAGCAGATGAAGCTGCGTCGAGAGCAGTTCAAACAGAACCGTGAACTCCGACACAAGCAGAAGGTTGACGCGACGACAACTGAAAAACCGGCTGTCTGA